In the Populus trichocarpa isolate Nisqually-1 chromosome 1, P.trichocarpa_v4.1, whole genome shotgun sequence genome, one interval contains:
- the LOC18095861 gene encoding G-type lectin S-receptor-like serine/threonine-protein kinase At4g27290 isoform X1: MDTTLSSMLIIIANLLLLFSRFCNTANTLTLSQSIRDGGTRTLVSKDGSFELGFFSPGSSRNRYVGIWYKNISVRTVVWVANRNNPINDSSGFLMLDNTGNLVLVSNNNSTVVWSSNSKKAAQSAMGELLDSGNLVLRDEKDVNSGSYLWQSFDYPSDTMLPGMKLGWDLRIGLDRRLSAWKSPDDPSSGDFTWGTQLQSNPELVIWKGSEKYFRSGPWNGIGFSGEAALRINPVFYFDFVDNGEEVYYTYNLKNKSLITRLVMNQTTGFLRQRYTWNEISQTWELYAYVPRDYCDNYNLCGAYGNCIISQSPVCECLEKFTPKSPESWNSMNWSQGCVRNKPLDCQKGDGFVKYVGLKLPDATNSWVNKTMNLKECRSKCLQNCSCMAYTATDIKERSGCAIWFGDLIDIRQFPDGGQEIYIRMNASESKAKAASKIKMEMGIALSIFVACGMLLVAYYIFKRTEKLKGGNREENDQIDSGPMEDMELPLFQFTTIAKATNGFSLNNKIGEGGFGPVYKGTLEDGQEIAVKTLSRSSGQGLNEFKNEVILITKLQHRNLVKLLGCCIQGEEKILVYEYMPNRSLDSFIFDQTRGKLLDWSKRFSIICGIARGLLYLHQDSRLRIVHRDLKASNVLLDKDMNPKISDFGLARMVGGDQTEGNTTRVIGTYGYMAPEYATDGLFSVKSDVFSFGILMLEIISGKKSRGFYHPDRSLSLTAHAWRLWKDGKPLDLIEAFPGESRNLSEVIMRCINISLLCVQHHPDDRPSMATVVWMLGGENTLPQPNEPGFFKGSGPFGPSSSSSNIELYSNNEFTASLLYPR; this comes from the exons ACTCTTTCTTCAATGCTAATTATTATTGCGAATCTACTCCTTCTATTCTCTAGATTTTGTAATACAGCTAATACCCTTACTTTGTCTCAATCTATTCGTGATGGAGGGACAAGAACCTTAGTTTCGAAAGATGGAAGTTTTGAGCTTGGTTTCTTCAGTCCTGGAAGTTCCAGGAACCGTTATGTCGGAATATGGTACAAGAACATCTCAGTTAGAACTGTTGTTTGGGTTGCAAACAGAAACAACCCAATCAATGATTCCTCTGGCTTCTTGATGTTAGACAACACAGGAAATCTTGTACTTGTCAGCAACAACAATAGTACTGTTGTTTGGTCATCAAACTCAAAGAAAGCAGCTCAGAGTGCAATGGGAGAACTCCTGGATTCTGGGAATCTGGTCTTAAGAGATGAGAAAGATGTCAATTCTGGAAGCTATTTGTGGCAGAGTTTTGATTATCCATCTGATACAATGCTTCCAGGAATGAAGCTTGGATGGGACTTACGGATTGGACTTGATCGGCGGCTATCAGCATGGAAGAGCCCTGATGATCCATCTTCTGGAGATTTTACATGGGGAACACAACTACAGAGTAATCCTGAGTTAGTTATTTGGAAGGGGTCCGAGAAGTACTTTAGAAGTGGTCCATGGAATGGTATCGGGTTCAGTGGTGAGGCGGCGTTAAGGATTAAtccagttttttattttgattttgtcgACAACGGGGAGGaggtttattacacatacaacctcaaaaataaatctttaatcaCGAGGTTAGTTATGAACCAAACTACCGGTTTTTTACGGCAGCGTTACACCTGGAATGAAATCAGTCAGACATGGGAACTCTATGCATATGTGCCGAGAGATTACTGTGACAATTACAATCTTTGTGGTGCCTATGGAAATTGCATCATTAGCCAGTCGCCAGTTTGTGAATGTTTAGAAAAATTCACGCCTAAATCACCTGAGAGTTGGAATTCAATGAACTGGTCTCAAGGGTGTGTACGAAATAAGCCACTAGATTGCCAGAAGGGAGATGGATTCGTTAAATATGTTGGTTTGAAATTGCCAGATGCTACAAATTcttgggtaaacaaaactatgaaTCTCAAGGAATGCAGGTCAAAATGCTTACAAAACTGTTCTTGTATGGCATATACAGCTACAGATATTAAGGAACGCAGTGGCTGTGCTATTTGGTTTGGCGATCTGATAGATATTAGACAGTTTCCAGATGGCGGGCAGGAAATATACATTCGCATGAATGCTTCAGAATCAA AGGCTAAAGCTGCATCTAAGATAAAAATGGAAATGGGAATTGCACTATCTATTTTCGTGGCCTGCGGGATGCTTTTGGTCGCCTATTACATCTTCAAAAGAACGGAAAAACTCAAAG GAGGcaacagagaagaaaatgatCAGATAGATAGTGGACCAATGGAAGACATGGAGCTACCCCTATTCCAGTTCACTACAATAGCCAAAGCCACCAACGGCTTTTCATTAAACAACAAAATAGGAGAAGGTGGTTTTGGACCTGTGTACAAG GGTACTCTAGAAGATGGCCAAGAAATAGCAGTAAAAACGCTATCAAGGAGTTCTGGACAAGGATTAAATGAGTTCAAAAATGAAGTTATACTGATCACAAAGCTTCAGCACCGAAATCTTGTAAAACTTCTTGGCTGTTGCATtcaaggagaagagaaaattcTGGTTTATGAATACATGCCCAACAGAAGCCTCGATTCCTTCATTTTCG ATCAAACAAGAGGCAAACTATTAGACTGGTCCAAGCGTTTCAGCATTATATGTGGTATTGCCAGGGGGCTTCTATATCTTCATCAGGATTCCAGATTGAGGATTGTTCACAGGGATCTTAAAGCAAGCAACGTTTTACTTGATAAGGATATGAACCCAAAAATCTCTGATTTTGGTTTGGCCAGAATGGTTGGTGGAGACCAGACGGAAGGAAACACAACCAGAGTTATTGGGACTTA TGGTTATATGGCTCCTGAATATGCTACTGATGGGCTCTTCTCAGTGAAGTCTGATGTTTTTAGCTTTGGAATCTTAATGCTTGAGATAATAAGTGGAAAGAAGAGTAGAGGATTTTATCATCCAGACCGTAGCCTAAGCCTTACTGCACAT gcATGGAGATTGTGGAAAGATGGAAAACCTTTGGACTTAATTGAGGCGTTTCCAGGAGAGTCACGCAATTTATCAGAAGTGATCATGAGATGCATAAACATTAGTCTCTTGTGTGTGCAGCATCATCCTGATGATAGGCCAAGCATGGCCACTGTGGTTTGGATGCTAGGAGGTGAGAATACACTGCCTCAGCCAAATGAACCAGGCTTTTTTAAGGGTAGCGGTCCGTTCGgaccatcttcttcatcaagcAATATTGAATTATATTCGAACAATGAATTTACTGCCTCACTCTTGTATCCTCGGTAG
- the LOC18095861 gene encoding G-type lectin S-receptor-like serine/threonine-protein kinase At4g27290 isoform X2 — translation MDTTLSSMLIIIANLLLLFSRFCNTANTLTLSQSIRDGGTRTLVSKDGSFELGFFSPGSSRNRYVGIWYKNISVRTVVWVANRNNPINDSSGFLMLDNTGNLVLVSNNNSTVVWSSNSKKAAQSAMGELLDSGNLVLRDEKDVNSGSYLWQSFDYPSDTMLPGMKLGWDLRIGLDRRLSAWKSPDDPSSGDFTWGTQLQSNPELVIWKGSEKYFRSGPWNGIGFSGEAALRINPVFYFDFVDNGEEVYYTYNLKNKSLITRLVMNQTTGFLRQRYTWNEISQTWELYAYVPRDYCDNYNLCGAYGNCIISQSPVCECLEKFTPKSPESWNSMNWSQGCVRNKPLDCQKGDGFVKYVGLKLPDATNSWVNKTMNLKECRSKCLQNCSCMAYTATDIKERSGCAIWFGDLIDIRQFPDGGQEIYIRMNASESKAKAASKIKMEMGIALSIFVACGMLLVAYYIFKRTEKLKGGNREENDQIDSGPMEDMELPLFQFTTIAKATNGFSLNNKIGEGGFGPVYKGTLEDGQEIAVKTLSRSSGQGLNEFKNEVILITKLQHRNLVKLLGCCIQGEEKILVYEYMPNRSLDSFIFDQTRGKLLDWSKRFSIICGIARGLLYLHQDSRLRIVHRDLKASNVLLDKDMNPKISDFGLARMVGGDQTEGNTTRVIGTYGYMAPEYATDGLFSVKSDVFSFGILMLEIISGKKSRGFYHPDRSLSLTAHAWRLWKDGKPLDLIEAFPGESRNLSEVIMRCINISLLCVQHHPDDRPSMATVVWMLGGENTLPQPNEPGFFKG, via the exons ACTCTTTCTTCAATGCTAATTATTATTGCGAATCTACTCCTTCTATTCTCTAGATTTTGTAATACAGCTAATACCCTTACTTTGTCTCAATCTATTCGTGATGGAGGGACAAGAACCTTAGTTTCGAAAGATGGAAGTTTTGAGCTTGGTTTCTTCAGTCCTGGAAGTTCCAGGAACCGTTATGTCGGAATATGGTACAAGAACATCTCAGTTAGAACTGTTGTTTGGGTTGCAAACAGAAACAACCCAATCAATGATTCCTCTGGCTTCTTGATGTTAGACAACACAGGAAATCTTGTACTTGTCAGCAACAACAATAGTACTGTTGTTTGGTCATCAAACTCAAAGAAAGCAGCTCAGAGTGCAATGGGAGAACTCCTGGATTCTGGGAATCTGGTCTTAAGAGATGAGAAAGATGTCAATTCTGGAAGCTATTTGTGGCAGAGTTTTGATTATCCATCTGATACAATGCTTCCAGGAATGAAGCTTGGATGGGACTTACGGATTGGACTTGATCGGCGGCTATCAGCATGGAAGAGCCCTGATGATCCATCTTCTGGAGATTTTACATGGGGAACACAACTACAGAGTAATCCTGAGTTAGTTATTTGGAAGGGGTCCGAGAAGTACTTTAGAAGTGGTCCATGGAATGGTATCGGGTTCAGTGGTGAGGCGGCGTTAAGGATTAAtccagttttttattttgattttgtcgACAACGGGGAGGaggtttattacacatacaacctcaaaaataaatctttaatcaCGAGGTTAGTTATGAACCAAACTACCGGTTTTTTACGGCAGCGTTACACCTGGAATGAAATCAGTCAGACATGGGAACTCTATGCATATGTGCCGAGAGATTACTGTGACAATTACAATCTTTGTGGTGCCTATGGAAATTGCATCATTAGCCAGTCGCCAGTTTGTGAATGTTTAGAAAAATTCACGCCTAAATCACCTGAGAGTTGGAATTCAATGAACTGGTCTCAAGGGTGTGTACGAAATAAGCCACTAGATTGCCAGAAGGGAGATGGATTCGTTAAATATGTTGGTTTGAAATTGCCAGATGCTACAAATTcttgggtaaacaaaactatgaaTCTCAAGGAATGCAGGTCAAAATGCTTACAAAACTGTTCTTGTATGGCATATACAGCTACAGATATTAAGGAACGCAGTGGCTGTGCTATTTGGTTTGGCGATCTGATAGATATTAGACAGTTTCCAGATGGCGGGCAGGAAATATACATTCGCATGAATGCTTCAGAATCAA AGGCTAAAGCTGCATCTAAGATAAAAATGGAAATGGGAATTGCACTATCTATTTTCGTGGCCTGCGGGATGCTTTTGGTCGCCTATTACATCTTCAAAAGAACGGAAAAACTCAAAG GAGGcaacagagaagaaaatgatCAGATAGATAGTGGACCAATGGAAGACATGGAGCTACCCCTATTCCAGTTCACTACAATAGCCAAAGCCACCAACGGCTTTTCATTAAACAACAAAATAGGAGAAGGTGGTTTTGGACCTGTGTACAAG GGTACTCTAGAAGATGGCCAAGAAATAGCAGTAAAAACGCTATCAAGGAGTTCTGGACAAGGATTAAATGAGTTCAAAAATGAAGTTATACTGATCACAAAGCTTCAGCACCGAAATCTTGTAAAACTTCTTGGCTGTTGCATtcaaggagaagagaaaattcTGGTTTATGAATACATGCCCAACAGAAGCCTCGATTCCTTCATTTTCG ATCAAACAAGAGGCAAACTATTAGACTGGTCCAAGCGTTTCAGCATTATATGTGGTATTGCCAGGGGGCTTCTATATCTTCATCAGGATTCCAGATTGAGGATTGTTCACAGGGATCTTAAAGCAAGCAACGTTTTACTTGATAAGGATATGAACCCAAAAATCTCTGATTTTGGTTTGGCCAGAATGGTTGGTGGAGACCAGACGGAAGGAAACACAACCAGAGTTATTGGGACTTA TGGTTATATGGCTCCTGAATATGCTACTGATGGGCTCTTCTCAGTGAAGTCTGATGTTTTTAGCTTTGGAATCTTAATGCTTGAGATAATAAGTGGAAAGAAGAGTAGAGGATTTTATCATCCAGACCGTAGCCTAAGCCTTACTGCACAT gcATGGAGATTGTGGAAAGATGGAAAACCTTTGGACTTAATTGAGGCGTTTCCAGGAGAGTCACGCAATTTATCAGAAGTGATCATGAGATGCATAAACATTAGTCTCTTGTGTGTGCAGCATCATCCTGATGATAGGCCAAGCATGGCCACTGTGGTTTGGATGCTAGGAGGTGAGAATACACTGCCTCAGCCAAATGAACCAGGCTTTTTTAAGG